The genomic DNA CTGCATCGTGATCCCGGAGGGCTACGTCCTCGGGCTCACCGTCGAGGGCACCGACTACGACCACGGGCTGCCGCCCAAGCTCCACTACGGGCGGCCGCAGACCGGCAGCGGGCCGTACTGGCACGAGTACCCGGGCGACCGCGATCGGCCCGAGCTCGACGGCACGGTGACGCTGCACTCCGAGCCGGGTCGCGAGCCGTACCTGCTGCTGCCGGTGGTGCCGCCGAAGCAGGGCTGAGCGCCGGGGGTCCTACCGGGTGACCTGCAGGACGACCGCGTGCGCGACGGCGGCGACCAGCGCGACGAGCGCGGCCGCCGTCCGGACGCGGTCGGCCCGGACCAGGGCCGTCAGCCGGGCCGGTCCAGGCCCCTCGCGGCCCAGCCGGCCGTGCAGCGGGGCGGCACGCAGGGCGGTCACGAGCACCGCGGCCGCGCTGGCGGCCCCGGCGACCCAGACGGCCGCCGAGCCTGGTGCGGTGAGGAGCGCGCCGAGGCAGGCCACCGCGAGGAACCCGTACACGAGTCCGACGAGCGGGACGATCCGCCGCGAGTGGAGGGCGTGGGCACGGGCGAAGCGCTCGGGGGCGACCTCGACGAGCGCCGGGTAGGCCAGCAGCGTCACGGTCAGCTGGAAGCCCGCGTGCAGCGCGGCCGCCGTGACGAGCAGGACCGGCCAGGGACCCACGTCAGGACCGCCCCGGCGGCGGGCCGGTGCTGGCCCGGACGACGAGGCTGGGCTCGACCAGGTCCTCCCGCGCGGGCCGGTCCGGCTCCTCGACCCGCTCGACCGCGCGCCGTACGGCCAGGCCGGCCAGCACGTCCCCGTCCTGCCGGACCGTCGTCAGCCGCGTCCACCGTGACCGGGCGAGGCGGCTGTCGTCGTAGCCGACCACGCTCACGTCCTCGGGCCAGCGGCGCCCGGCCTGCTGCAGGACGGCCAGCACGCCGGCGGCGGACTGGTCGTTGAACACCGACAGCCCGGTCGGCAGGTCAGGACGGGCCAGCAGCCGCTCGGCCGCCGCCGCGCCGTCGTCCTCGGTCAGCCCGCCGCGCTCGACGTCGGCGGGCACCCCGGCCGCGGCGACCGCGGCCGCAAAGCCCTGGCGCCGTTCGTCGGCCCCGGCGGTGGCACCGCCGTCGACGTGGACGACCCGGGTGTGGCCCAGGTCGAGCAGGTGGCGGGCCGCGAGCGCCGCGCCGGCGGCGTCGTCGGTGCGGACCACGTCGAGGCCGGCCGCCGTCGTCGCCCGTGCGAGCACGACGACGGGCACCGAGCCGGCGAGCTCGGCCAGCTCGGGCTCGGGTCGCTCCCCGCCGATCAGCAGCAGGGCGTCGCAGCGCAGGGAGAGCAGGTCGGCGGCCGCCTCGGCCTCGTCGCGCCCGGCCGTCGTGCCGCTCAGCGCGAGCTCCTGCCCGTGCGCGGCCGCCGAGCGGTAGAGGCGGGCGATCAAGTCGGCGTGGAACTCGTGGCCCAGCGCGAAGACCACCCCCAGGACCTGCGTCCGGCGCCGGCTCAGCAGCCGGGCGCGGCGGTCGGGCCGGTAGCCGAGCTCGTCGGCCGCGGCCCGCACCCGGACGCGCGTCTCCGTGCTCGCGCCCGGCACGTCGCGGAACACGATGGAGACCAGGGCGCGCGAGACGCCGGCGCGCTCGGCGACGTCGCTCATGGTCGGCCGGCCGGGCATGCCGCTCACCCTAGGGCGGCGCGGTTCCGAACCCTTGGACTTGACCGGAACCTACCTCCCGGAGTAGAACTAGCGCGCTCTAGTCCACTCGTCGAGGAGTCCTGCGATGCCGCTGCCCACACCCCTCCGCCTCGGCCTGGTCGGCACCGGCCGCATCGGCACGGCGCACGCCCGCGTCATCGCCGAGCAGGTGCCCGGCGCCGTCCTCGCGGCGGTCGCCGACGCCCGGCCCGGTGCGGCCGCACCGCTCGCCGACGCGTACGACGCCGTCGCCTTCGACGTCCCCCAGGCGCTGATCGACAGCCCCGACGTCGACGCCGTGGTGATCACTGCGAGCTCGACCGCGCACTCCGACCTGATCACCGCCGTCGCCGGGGCCGGCAAGCCCGTCTTCTGCGAGAAGCCCGCCTCGATGACGCTGGCCGAGATGGACCGCGCCCTCGCCGCGGTCGAGGCGGCGGGCACGACCCTGCAGGTCGGCTTCAACCGCCGCTTCGACGCCGGCTTCGTCGCCGCGCACGCCGCCGTCGTCGCGGGCGATCTCGGGCAGGTGCAGCTGATGCGCAGCCTGACGCGCGACCCCGGCCTCGCGAACCCCGCCGCCGTCCCGCCGTGGACGGTCTTCACCCAGACGCTGATCCACGACTTCGACGCCCTGCTCTGGCTCAACCCCGGCGCCAGCCCGGTGGAGGTGTACGCGACCGCCGACGCCCTGGTCGCCCCGGACTTCAAGGACGCGGGCCTGCTCGACACCGCGGTCGTCGTAATCACCTTCGACGACGGCGCGCGGGCCGTGGCGGAGGCGAGCTTCAGCGCCGCGTACGGCTACGACGTCCGTGCCGAGGTCTTCGGCTCGGCCGGCATGGTCACGGTCGGCGACGGGGCCCGGTCGAGCGCGCGGTTCTCCACGAGCCGGGGCGCCCACCACGACACCGCCCGCGGCGACGTCGAGCTGATGGGCGAGGCGTACGCGGGCGAGCTCCGTGAGTTCGTC from Microlunatus sagamiharensis includes the following:
- a CDS encoding LacI family DNA-binding transcriptional regulator; translated protein: MPGRPTMSDVAERAGVSRALVSIVFRDVPGASTETRVRVRAAADELGYRPDRRARLLSRRRTQVLGVVFALGHEFHADLIARLYRSAAAHGQELALSGTTAGRDEAEAAADLLSLRCDALLLIGGERPEPELAELAGSVPVVVLARATTAAGLDVVRTDDAAGAALAARHLLDLGHTRVVHVDGGATAGADERRQGFAAAVAAAGVPADVERGGLTEDDGAAAAERLLARPDLPTGLSVFNDQSAAGVLAVLQQAGRRWPEDVSVVGYDDSRLARSRWTRLTTVRQDGDVLAGLAVRRAVERVEEPDRPAREDLVEPSLVVRASTGPPPGRS
- a CDS encoding Gfo/Idh/MocA family oxidoreductase — its product is MPLPTPLRLGLVGTGRIGTAHARVIAEQVPGAVLAAVADARPGAAAPLADAYDAVAFDVPQALIDSPDVDAVVITASSTAHSDLITAVAGAGKPVFCEKPASMTLAEMDRALAAVEAAGTTLQVGFNRRFDAGFVAAHAAVVAGDLGQVQLMRSLTRDPGLANPAAVPPWTVFTQTLIHDFDALLWLNPGASPVEVYATADALVAPDFKDAGLLDTAVVVITFDDGARAVAEASFSAAYGYDVRAEVFGSAGMVTVGDGARSSARFSTSRGAHHDTARGDVELMGEAYAGELREFVAAVREDREPAVTGRDARRALAVALACVESVQAHAPVAVTEARAVTR